A single genomic interval of Mucilaginibacter robiniae harbors:
- a CDS encoding DEAD/DEAH box helicase, with protein sequence MYELLSEPIRRYIRDKRWEALRPIQEAAIKYILSTEKNYILASRTASGKTEAAFLPVLSKVNFRETGVRVLYISPLIALINDQFKRVEELCAYLDVPVTKWHGEANRTLKEKLIKSPSGVVLITPESLEAMFVNAPQHIAHLFGNLEFVIIDEIHAFAGTDRGLQLRAILSRLKFDMKRPFRVVGLSATIGDFQQVKQLTADMENTTVLRDIRAKEMSATFKFFEMDGADLPQELIDDVYMETRQQQVLAFPNSRGRAEELAVRLKKVADRQNGHPYYFSHHSSVNRELREYIEHFVKENRRYPFLIACTSTLELGIDIGSVDRVLQIDAPHSIASLVQRTGRSGRTEGVQSNLLCYATGPWSLLQSLACLQLYREEFIEPAVDSRFAYDILLHQLLSTIKQLAGCTLPALMQRLKAIEVFDDIDEQTRLQIMQFLIDTDMLERLGQELIIGVEGERVVNSKDFYSVFKSEPNYRVVHQDKTIGEIPLLSIIAVDENILLAAKIWKVLDIDQKAKKISVQPTKDGRKPKFFGSGGDLHSRVREKMLELLLQEQTVTELDEAAMEALRQLRDDFSHYQIEDLQYDRPVLIKDGSVTWYSFQGSKINRTLHFLFRLVGTEIDYDDSSSSFVIRGGLAELERLISKAITEVSNIDAHLATCLGQQPDLIDFSKWGIYLPFPLRCTLLKLKYYDFTNALQFLKNQRLVTLQK encoded by the coding sequence GTGTACGAACTATTATCTGAGCCCATTCGGAGGTATATCCGTGACAAACGCTGGGAGGCCCTGCGCCCGATTCAGGAAGCGGCCATCAAGTATATTCTATCTACAGAGAAAAACTACATCCTGGCTTCCCGAACAGCATCAGGTAAAACAGAGGCTGCCTTTTTACCTGTCTTGAGTAAAGTGAATTTTAGGGAAACCGGCGTGCGGGTGCTTTATATTTCGCCATTGATTGCACTCATTAATGATCAGTTCAAGCGGGTTGAAGAGCTATGTGCTTATCTGGATGTCCCGGTTACCAAGTGGCATGGCGAAGCCAACCGCACGCTAAAGGAAAAGTTAATTAAAAGTCCTTCCGGTGTAGTGCTCATTACTCCAGAATCGTTGGAGGCGATGTTCGTCAATGCTCCTCAGCACATCGCGCACTTATTTGGTAATCTAGAGTTCGTCATTATTGATGAAATCCATGCATTTGCAGGCACGGACCGCGGTTTGCAGTTACGTGCTATTCTGTCGAGGTTAAAGTTTGACATGAAGCGTCCGTTCCGCGTGGTAGGCCTTTCGGCAACTATTGGTGATTTCCAGCAGGTAAAACAATTAACTGCAGACATGGAAAATACAACGGTACTTCGGGATATAAGGGCTAAGGAAATGTCGGCCACTTTTAAATTCTTTGAAATGGATGGTGCCGACCTGCCGCAGGAATTGATTGATGATGTTTATATGGAAACGCGTCAGCAACAAGTGCTGGCCTTTCCGAACAGCAGAGGACGGGCCGAGGAACTGGCGGTTCGCTTGAAAAAGGTTGCCGACAGGCAAAATGGGCATCCTTATTATTTTTCACATCATAGCTCGGTAAACCGTGAACTCCGGGAATACATTGAGCACTTTGTTAAAGAGAACCGCCGTTATCCGTTCCTGATCGCCTGTACTTCTACCCTGGAATTGGGTATTGACATTGGATCAGTCGATAGGGTGTTGCAGATTGACGCGCCTCACTCCATTGCATCACTGGTGCAGCGTACAGGTCGTAGCGGCCGCACTGAAGGTGTGCAAAGCAATCTACTTTGCTACGCAACAGGGCCTTGGAGCTTACTGCAGTCGCTGGCTTGTTTACAGCTTTATCGTGAAGAATTTATCGAGCCGGCCGTTGATAGCCGCTTTGCCTATGATATTTTACTGCATCAACTCCTATCCACTATTAAGCAATTAGCAGGCTGCACACTGCCTGCTCTGATGCAAAGGCTAAAAGCCATAGAAGTATTTGACGATATCGATGAACAAACGCGGTTACAGATTATGCAGTTTCTTATTGATACGGATATGCTCGAGCGATTGGGCCAAGAGCTTATTATTGGTGTAGAAGGCGAAAGAGTAGTTAACTCTAAGGACTTTTATTCCGTGTTCAAGTCAGAGCCTAATTATAGAGTAGTGCATCAGGACAAGACCATTGGCGAAATTCCCCTACTATCGATCATTGCTGTTGACGAGAATATTCTTTTGGCTGCGAAAATATGGAAGGTTCTTGATATTGATCAAAAAGCAAAAAAAATCAGTGTTCAACCTACAAAAGACGGCCGCAAACCAAAATTCTTTGGGTCCGGAGGTGATCTTCATTCACGTGTACGGGAAAAGATGTTAGAATTATTACTACAGGAACAGACTGTAACGGAACTTGATGAAGCAGCCATGGAAGCACTTCGTCAATTACGCGATGATTTCAGCCATTACCAAATTGAGGACTTGCAATACGACAGGCCAGTGCTCATTAAAGATGGCTCAGTCACTTGGTATAGTTTCCAAGGGTCGAAAATAAATCGAACACTCCATTTTCTTTTTCGCTTGGTAGGTACCGAGATAGATTACGATGATTCCAGTAGTTCATTTGTTATCCGGGGAGGTTTAGCTGAATTAGAGCGGTTGATTAGCAAAGCAATTACTGAAGTTTCTAATATCGACGCACATTTAGCTACATGCCTGGGACAACAACCGGACTTGATCGATTTTTCTAAATGGGGTATATATCTCCCTTTTCCATTACGATGTACATTGCTTAAATTAAAGTATTATGATTTTACCAATGCACTTCAATTTTTAAAAAATCAGCGCCTGGTGACGTTGCAAAAGTAG
- the recB gene encoding exodeoxyribonuclease V subunit beta, whose protein sequence is MSMQNFTDFRATEVPLAGTNLIEASAGTGKTYSIAVLVLRLILETKLPLKEILMVTFTKAAVAELEDRIRLFIRQAYQTSQGQSSKDETISFLVERAAKQTSPDQVNQSLKEALLYLDETSVMTIHSFCQQSLTNFAFETGQLFGMETIQDSSALIEDAVNSFWRKYVTIIPVDLLEQLCGADFTRHAVIDVIKQFLNGKRYLLYSEKENYTLCNEDYQNLWKDVNQLIHAEKELRSQLENYVREHLARLQQAAVGNTYARKAEWHLINDPVKLAEEIYKKRDKGYAQKLFQDVIEQCEDCERAKEERNKYVRHVIDKILCLAIQEVSKLIIAQKQKAQQMSFDDMIVNLHKALVKKDNPSLINGFQQRYKAVFIDEFQDTDRLQYEIFERAFGTNTILFYIGDPKQSIYAFRKADIFTYFKAKQDVNHRYSMNVNYRSSAPFINAMNAFFLPRPDFDTFYFSGLSDSIGYINVEAPEQNTKGVLMQGDREAVPLTLFREPKKDRITDATAALMVQLLSGDHYSIKQGNEQRRLTPADIGILVRSNKDGQKIKAALSRFEIPAVTLGDAKILASEEAVTVLYLLEAMLNLSRSAINRALLGILTGWDESAILKLNEEIAATRFKSYKAAWENDGIYTALSEFLVDFGVYDQLIKGSAENGERIMSNLLQLMEILHKMQTHKQLSPLELTGWLRRGIDGMAVEGDEFEQRIESDEEAVKIVTIHKSKGLEYKVVIAPFLDFLANVPDGFCTFRDAQSGEYIAVLASQMNSNQKAELLRQTEQENRRLLYVAITRAVYACFIFKNMGNSGQYPYATQSSLVPFVGECENAGNSYISFDEAPPLPETTFHWRSRTLVPASISRQINFKLRNPNWMRLSYSRLNSKHATNGLARAIPQQDIYNDFMFRELARGAKTGDLIHYLFEIIHFQRPKSWEHAVEQTVSRFAPQQQELLGEMLNKMIEQVLNGRIQLANKNFSLAEVAQESKIHEFEFDFPFSAVDTQRLQQLSAPDRRIYVELLNASGGLVNGKMDMFFEFEGMYFILDWKSNYLGDTLEDYSANRLAEAMNERNYHLQYLIYTLAADKYLSSRLPDYKYDLHFGGIIYAFIRGVRKDITHGFFTTRPNEKTVTLLNAIFNKQTDKSVNLEAEMQ, encoded by the coding sequence ATGTCAATGCAAAATTTTACTGATTTCCGAGCTACCGAAGTTCCGTTAGCAGGCACTAACCTGATTGAAGCAAGTGCAGGTACAGGAAAAACCTATTCTATTGCTGTCTTGGTGCTTCGGCTGATACTGGAGACTAAATTACCGCTCAAAGAAATTCTAATGGTGACCTTCACTAAAGCTGCAGTTGCGGAATTGGAAGATCGTATACGCCTTTTTATCCGGCAGGCTTATCAAACCTCCCAAGGCCAGTCTAGTAAGGATGAGACAATTTCCTTTCTCGTCGAACGGGCCGCAAAGCAAACCAGTCCGGATCAGGTTAACCAGAGCTTGAAAGAGGCGCTACTATATCTTGATGAAACCTCCGTGATGACTATCCACAGTTTTTGTCAGCAATCACTTACCAATTTTGCTTTTGAAACCGGACAATTATTTGGAATGGAAACCATTCAGGACAGCAGCGCACTGATCGAGGATGCTGTCAATAGCTTTTGGCGTAAATATGTGACTATCATTCCGGTGGATCTATTAGAGCAATTGTGCGGAGCTGACTTTACCCGTCATGCGGTGATAGATGTTATCAAACAGTTCTTAAATGGAAAGCGGTACTTGTTATATTCAGAAAAGGAGAACTATACTCTTTGCAATGAGGATTACCAAAATCTGTGGAAGGATGTGAACCAGCTGATTCATGCAGAAAAAGAACTGAGAAGCCAATTGGAAAACTATGTGAGGGAGCATTTAGCCAGGTTGCAGCAAGCCGCTGTCGGCAATACCTATGCCCGAAAAGCCGAATGGCACTTAATCAATGATCCCGTTAAGCTGGCCGAGGAAATTTACAAAAAACGGGATAAGGGTTATGCCCAGAAACTATTTCAAGATGTTATTGAACAATGCGAGGATTGCGAACGTGCTAAAGAAGAAAGAAACAAATACGTGCGCCATGTAATTGATAAGATCCTTTGCTTGGCTATTCAGGAGGTCAGTAAGCTTATTATTGCTCAAAAGCAGAAGGCGCAGCAAATGTCGTTTGACGATATGATTGTAAATCTGCATAAGGCGCTTGTAAAAAAGGATAATCCTAGTTTAATTAATGGATTCCAACAGCGGTACAAGGCCGTATTTATTGATGAGTTTCAAGATACAGACCGTCTGCAATATGAAATCTTTGAGCGGGCGTTTGGTACAAATACCATTCTTTTCTACATAGGTGATCCCAAGCAGTCTATTTACGCTTTTCGCAAAGCTGATATTTTTACTTACTTCAAGGCAAAGCAGGACGTGAATCATCGATATAGCATGAATGTGAATTACCGTTCCAGTGCACCCTTTATCAACGCAATGAATGCCTTCTTTCTGCCACGTCCGGATTTTGACACCTTCTATTTTTCCGGTCTTAGCGATTCCATAGGTTACATTAATGTAGAAGCGCCTGAACAAAATACTAAAGGAGTGCTGATGCAGGGTGATCGTGAAGCCGTACCTTTAACGTTGTTCAGGGAGCCAAAAAAAGACCGGATCACAGATGCTACCGCAGCGCTGATGGTACAACTGCTGTCAGGTGACCACTACTCGATCAAACAAGGTAACGAACAAAGACGCCTCACGCCAGCTGATATTGGTATTCTGGTACGATCGAATAAGGATGGTCAAAAAATAAAAGCAGCTTTAAGCCGGTTTGAAATACCTGCTGTTACTTTGGGGGATGCCAAAATCCTAGCCTCTGAGGAGGCCGTTACTGTTTTATATCTGCTGGAAGCGATGCTGAATCTTTCCAGGTCAGCTATTAATCGTGCGCTTTTGGGAATCCTTACAGGCTGGGATGAGTCTGCTATTCTAAAGCTGAATGAGGAGATCGCAGCGACCCGTTTCAAAAGTTATAAAGCAGCTTGGGAGAATGATGGTATTTACACTGCACTGTCTGAATTCTTGGTGGATTTTGGTGTTTACGATCAGTTGATTAAAGGTAGTGCGGAGAATGGCGAGCGCATTATGTCCAACTTATTACAGCTGATGGAAATACTGCATAAGATGCAAACGCACAAACAGTTGTCTCCACTGGAATTAACAGGTTGGCTACGACGCGGAATAGATGGAATGGCGGTGGAGGGTGATGAGTTTGAACAGCGGATTGAAAGTGATGAGGAAGCGGTGAAGATTGTGACCATTCATAAAAGCAAGGGGTTGGAGTACAAAGTTGTTATTGCGCCTTTCTTAGACTTCCTAGCTAACGTTCCAGATGGTTTCTGCACATTCAGGGATGCCCAATCTGGAGAGTACATCGCAGTTTTGGCCTCACAGATGAATAGTAATCAAAAAGCAGAATTGCTGAGGCAGACGGAACAAGAGAACCGGAGGTTACTATACGTTGCTATTACCAGGGCGGTATACGCATGCTTCATTTTTAAGAACATGGGAAATTCGGGGCAGTATCCTTATGCTACTCAATCTTCGCTGGTACCGTTTGTAGGGGAATGTGAAAATGCCGGTAATTCTTATATCTCATTCGATGAGGCGCCGCCTCTTCCTGAAACTACATTTCACTGGCGGAGTCGTACACTAGTACCCGCATCTATTTCAAGACAAATTAATTTCAAACTTCGCAATCCTAACTGGATGCGTTTAAGTTACTCCCGGCTAAATAGTAAGCATGCAACCAACGGACTAGCTAGGGCGATTCCACAGCAAGATATTTATAACGATTTTATGTTCAGAGAACTAGCCCGCGGTGCAAAAACGGGTGATCTCATTCACTATTTATTTGAAATTATTCACTTTCAACGGCCAAAGTCCTGGGAGCATGCCGTTGAGCAGACCGTTAGTCGCTTCGCGCCACAACAGCAGGAGTTGCTGGGTGAAATGCTGAATAAAATGATCGAACAGGTGTTAAACGGTAGGATTCAGCTAGCAAATAAGAATTTCTCCCTTGCTGAGGTTGCTCAGGAAAGCAAAATACATGAGTTTGAGTTCGATTTTCCCTTTTCAGCTGTAGATACACAACGCCTGCAACAACTGTCTGCGCCGGATCGTCGGATCTACGTTGAATTACTGAATGCCTCGGGGGGGCTTGTTAATGGAAAGATGGATATGTTCTTTGAATTTGAAGGAATGTATTTTATACTGGATTGGAAATCAAATTATTTGGGAGATACTCTAGAGGATTATTCAGCAAACCGGTTGGCTGAAGCGATGAATGAACGCAATTATCATCTGCAATATTTGATTTACACCTTAGCGGCTGATAAATATCTGTCCAGCCGCCTGCCTGATTACAAGTATGACTTACATTTCGGTGGTATTATCTATGCATTCATCCGGGGAGTTCGAAAAGATATAACTCATGGATTCTTTACAACAAGGCCAAATGAGAAAACTGTCACCTTACTAAATGCAATATTCAACAAGCAAACAGATAAATCAGTAAACCTCGAAGCTGAGATGCAGTGA
- a CDS encoding ATP-binding protein, producing MIPGLKPKEATAIINSLLGGVVPKIGVQHITVGRSPEVDAFIQALEDVKQGHSMVKFWIGDFGSGKSFMLHLLNTVALKQKFVVANADFTPDNRLYANDGKGLALYAAIMDNVAIQTKPEGGALPVLLEKWIEQVLLQTGQNHQIPLTNIRQPQHLPLVQQSLMQTINDITEVGGFDFGLVVLKYYEGYISGDEGLKRNALKWLKGEYHTKTEARQELGVRDIIHDLNYYDMLKNWCKLFVHMGYSGFMINLDEAINLYKISTAVMREKNYEKILSIYNDCFQGKVNHLFINFAGTREVLENERRGLFSYHALKSRLETNKFETAAIRDFAQPVIRLLPLDNNEIFVLLKKLKEIFDFNYNVTLEISDGDIQQFMEELFNKPGAAEFLTPREVIRDFLNILSILRQNPGLDKQHLFGELQVRDERPQDAFMADIEEL from the coding sequence ATGATACCCGGACTAAAACCCAAAGAAGCTACGGCTATTATTAACTCCCTATTAGGCGGTGTTGTTCCCAAGATTGGCGTGCAACATATTACTGTTGGCCGCTCTCCCGAGGTAGACGCCTTTATCCAGGCGCTGGAAGACGTTAAGCAGGGACACAGTATGGTCAAATTCTGGATTGGAGATTTCGGCTCCGGAAAGTCCTTTATGCTTCACCTGCTGAATACCGTAGCGCTGAAACAGAAATTTGTGGTAGCCAACGCGGACTTTACACCGGACAACCGCCTATATGCCAACGATGGTAAGGGTTTAGCACTTTATGCCGCTATCATGGATAACGTTGCTATTCAGACGAAGCCAGAGGGAGGTGCTTTGCCTGTGCTGCTGGAAAAGTGGATTGAACAAGTGTTACTGCAAACGGGCCAAAACCATCAAATACCCCTGACTAATATCCGTCAGCCACAGCATTTGCCACTCGTACAGCAAAGCTTAATGCAAACCATCAACGATATTACTGAAGTCGGCGGCTTTGATTTCGGATTAGTTGTGCTCAAATACTATGAAGGTTACATTTCAGGCGATGAGGGCTTAAAAAGAAATGCACTCAAATGGCTCAAAGGCGAATACCATACCAAAACAGAGGCACGGCAAGAGCTCGGCGTACGCGACATCATTCATGACCTGAACTACTATGACATGCTCAAAAACTGGTGCAAGTTATTTGTGCACATGGGCTATAGTGGCTTTATGATTAATCTTGATGAGGCCATCAACCTGTATAAGATCAGCACTGCCGTGATGCGGGAAAAGAATTATGAGAAAATCCTGAGTATTTATAATGATTGCTTTCAAGGTAAAGTCAATCACCTCTTTATTAATTTTGCAGGTACGCGGGAGGTGCTCGAGAATGAGCGGAGAGGCTTATTCAGTTATCATGCGCTTAAATCAAGGCTGGAGACGAATAAATTTGAGACCGCCGCGATTCGTGATTTTGCCCAACCTGTAATCCGTTTACTGCCGTTGGATAACAATGAAATCTTTGTGTTGCTAAAAAAGCTCAAAGAGATCTTTGACTTCAACTACAATGTAACGCTGGAGATTAGCGATGGGGACATTCAACAGTTCATGGAGGAGTTATTCAACAAGCCCGGGGCGGCGGAATTCTTAACCCCTCGCGAAGTCATACGCGACTTTCTAAATATTCTTAGCATTCTTCGTCAGAACCCCGGCTTGGACAAGCAGCATCTGTTCGGCGAATTGCAGGTTCGCGATGAACGCCCGCAGGATGCCTTTATGGCGGACATTGAGGAGTTGTAA
- a CDS encoding tellurite resistance TerB C-terminal domain-containing protein, with protein sequence MIAFCIILFFVLLIGYLHSQKDEALKKTNIQVRPSNSTTPATPSQHQPKTQADPVTLSLVTKHFGRTWQQYLISQSAQLSLSNRYIYNLVALSYERLQHEEFSALIKAFRSPTNGSDDYSLLHEGILGLAQGRHFTESEVLNLIRELPKRYYHKHVLEVVTLPMIDSTESISIERLTVSIEPESKIEASSISNMPLIKNAENYRADSVPFDPVTATAKVSELIDTAMSPDQIEQGPIDVQTPITKNGMLPLAKAPEPDIIDIDTTVKPIVYTETTVVPVWSHHYVYSADELRQATPVQKAFYEKYKAEFYNGRHLDLQGNTNYGFILFFELLDDYRRHQNLQLLERRLHDLEISCPRTRPYAKSNLIQLMRAAGNYDDATRIENAQANPWHWRERYIRELNLSKVDAQLLNSIWISGNAFVNIEFCAKELIRLYVAAMKVLTESFKEQQISKHNTFQSIGDLIARKQNHYRLGSPNYKYIIEHSESTLNEYILRYCESELRTHLGHNRKMNVNGYLDHSEVIAAIGEKIIAPIAARMPELLQGTAEPNEAVEVALNAITPTRWKNRLSLTAEHYTQIGLEKFKGEIDRQLRLNVQNSSLDIIFQDVVKFLAQHDKPSSLQYYLRYSHYCFGIKNTDPKPMPKNLQKVLFKTEMEVQRFAQLITKVKTGEKLADLLAQTADFYAPVRKKITLNTSLINLAEQQYTGTVELLNEYLQDEETLSVPAVSTHATELMNSSVNYVLALTAGQSGLIELFKAHDFTLEAASIDTYCQDVGLMRSPLVNDINEHCYELLDDSLIEEQDQQYTINPYYYQQLLVS encoded by the coding sequence ATGATTGCATTCTGTATTATTTTATTCTTCGTACTGCTGATTGGCTACTTGCACTCCCAAAAAGATGAAGCATTAAAAAAAACGAATATTCAGGTACGTCCAAGTAATTCAACAACACCAGCTACTCCATCGCAACATCAGCCAAAAACGCAGGCAGATCCTGTTACCTTATCACTTGTAACAAAGCATTTCGGTAGAACTTGGCAACAATATCTAATAAGCCAGTCAGCTCAATTATCCTTAAGCAATCGTTACATTTATAATTTGGTAGCACTTAGTTATGAACGGCTGCAGCATGAAGAATTCTCAGCTTTAATAAAAGCATTCAGGTCGCCAACCAACGGCAGCGATGACTATAGTTTGTTACATGAAGGTATTCTTGGACTAGCGCAGGGTCGCCATTTTACGGAAAGCGAAGTGCTAAACCTCATTCGTGAACTTCCCAAACGTTATTATCATAAACATGTTTTGGAAGTGGTAACTCTACCCATGATTGATTCTACAGAATCTATATCTATTGAACGCCTAACAGTAAGCATAGAGCCAGAATCCAAAATTGAAGCATCCAGCATTTCTAACATGCCTTTAATAAAGAATGCAGAAAACTACAGGGCCGATTCTGTCCCTTTTGATCCGGTAACAGCCACTGCGAAGGTGAGCGAACTGATTGATACTGCAATGTCTCCTGATCAAATTGAGCAGGGACCTATAGATGTGCAGACTCCTATCACCAAAAACGGAATGCTTCCATTAGCAAAGGCACCTGAACCAGACATCATTGACATTGATACAACAGTAAAGCCAATTGTTTATACTGAAACTACAGTTGTACCTGTATGGTCACACCACTATGTTTATTCAGCCGATGAACTGCGTCAGGCAACCCCTGTACAGAAAGCATTCTACGAAAAGTACAAAGCAGAGTTCTATAATGGCCGTCATTTGGATCTGCAAGGGAATACGAACTATGGATTCATCTTATTCTTTGAATTATTGGATGATTATAGGCGGCACCAAAATCTTCAGTTGCTGGAGCGACGGTTACATGATCTGGAAATTAGCTGTCCAAGAACACGTCCTTATGCCAAAAGCAATCTAATACAATTGATGCGTGCGGCTGGAAATTATGATGATGCTACGAGAATTGAGAATGCACAAGCAAATCCTTGGCATTGGCGGGAAAGATATATCCGGGAACTGAATTTAAGCAAGGTTGATGCTCAACTCCTTAACAGTATCTGGATATCTGGTAATGCATTCGTGAATATAGAGTTTTGTGCCAAAGAATTAATCAGGCTTTATGTGGCAGCCATGAAGGTGCTAACAGAATCATTTAAGGAGCAGCAAATATCCAAGCACAACACTTTTCAATCTATCGGTGATCTTATTGCTCGCAAACAAAATCACTACCGTTTAGGCAGCCCTAATTATAAATACATTATCGAGCATAGCGAATCAACGCTTAACGAGTACATTTTACGTTATTGTGAAAGCGAGTTAAGGACTCATCTGGGGCATAATCGTAAAATGAATGTTAATGGTTATCTCGATCATTCCGAAGTTATTGCAGCTATCGGTGAAAAGATCATCGCACCTATTGCCGCCCGTATGCCCGAATTGTTGCAAGGCACCGCTGAGCCCAATGAAGCTGTGGAAGTTGCACTTAACGCAATAACACCAACCCGCTGGAAAAATCGTTTATCGTTAACTGCTGAACATTATACTCAAATTGGCTTGGAGAAGTTCAAAGGGGAAATTGATCGTCAGCTACGGTTAAATGTTCAGAATTCATCACTTGACATCATCTTTCAGGATGTTGTCAAGTTTTTAGCTCAGCACGACAAACCCAGCTCCTTACAATATTACCTGCGTTACAGTCATTACTGTTTCGGTATCAAAAATACGGATCCCAAACCCATGCCGAAGAACTTACAGAAGGTTTTGTTCAAAACGGAAATGGAAGTTCAACGTTTTGCGCAATTGATTACCAAAGTTAAAACAGGTGAAAAGCTGGCAGATCTACTCGCGCAGACGGCTGATTTCTATGCACCAGTCCGTAAGAAAATCACATTAAATACCTCGCTTATCAATCTGGCAGAACAGCAGTACACAGGGACAGTAGAACTGTTAAATGAATATTTGCAGGATGAGGAAACCCTATCTGTACCTGCTGTCTCTACACACGCGACTGAGCTGATGAACAGTTCGGTAAACTATGTTCTTGCCTTAACAGCAGGACAATCCGGGCTGATCGAGTTGTTTAAAGCGCATGATTTTACCTTAGAAGCCGCTTCTATCGATACCTATTGCCAGGACGTTGGACTGATGCGGTCACCCTTAGTCAACGACATCAATGAACATTGTTATGAATTGCTGGACGACTCTCTAATCGAGGAACAAGACCAACAGTATACTATTAATCCTTATTACTATCAACAACTCTTAGTTTCATGA